One Setaria viridis chromosome 3, Setaria_viridis_v4.0, whole genome shotgun sequence DNA window includes the following coding sequences:
- the LOC117847921 gene encoding leucine--tRNA ligase, cytoplasmic, whose protein sequence is MLTPMGRLYNNKKVALPLRVGFQMAGESGPWPDSWLGKAPWIGLSKRAACPCPNHYQKRKKKSCLNPSPPFIPYTRLPPPLPSPLPPPLHSAEIGGLSSPLPHPASPLSLAAATWRAAALLGLRQALCRRRAPTRKMSSNPDGGKSYARRDLLIAIQSEAQKLWDEKRVFEAEPGNGRPGPGEKFFGNFPYPYMNGLLHLGHAFSLSKLEFGAAYHRLRGSNVLLPFGFHCTGMPIKASADKLAREIQQYGNPPVFPAVEDEVSSEVADSQADQAVAVAPDKFKSKKAKAAAKTGVQKFQWEIMRGFGLSDEEIAKFQDPYHWLTYFPPLAKEDLKAFGLGCDWRRSFITTDMNPFYDAFVRWQMRKLKKMGKVVKDMRYTIYSPLDGQPCADHDRASGEGVQPQEYVLIKMEVIPPFPPQLKALEGKKVYLAAATLRPETMYGQTNCWVLPDGKYGAFEINDTDVFILTARSALNLAYQNLSRVPQKPTCLAEISGNDLIGLPLKSPLAFNEIIYALPMMTILTDKGTGIVTSVPSDSPDDFMALQDLVTKPALRAKFAVKDEWVLPFKVVPIINIPEFGDKSAEKVCLDLKIKSQNDKEKLAEAKRMTYLKGFTDGTMIVGEFKGRKVQDAKPLIKNKLLEEGAAVLYSEPEKKVMSRSGDECVVALTDQWYITYGEAEWKQMAEKCLENMNTFSAETRNGFEHTLGWLNQWACSRSFGLGTRIPWDEQFLVESLSDSTLYMAYYTVAHLLQNGNLYGKEISAIRPEQMTDDIWEYVFCNGPTPKSDIPPTLLSKMKQEFEYWYPFDIRVSGKDLIQNHLTFCIYNHTAILPEHHWPRGFRCNGHLMLNSEKMSKSTGNFRTLKEAIQEFSSDATRFALADAGDGMDDANFVFETANAAILRLTKEIAWMEEVVAAESSLRAGPPSSYADHVFANEINIAVKETEKSYNAFMFRDALKSGFYDLQLARDEYRLSCGAAGMNRDLLWQFMDVQTRLITPICPHYAEHVWQKILKKEGFAIKAGWPVADTPNPTLRIANKYLQDSIVLMRKLLQKQESGSKKPKKGAASAPPPSENKMSIGLIYVNEHYYGWKEQCLKVLQSKFDSQARSFSPDQEIIEALKNCSIGQEANFKQVQKLCMPFIRFKKDEAREVGPQALELKLPFGEMDVLQENLELIRRQLGLEHVEVLSASDEAARAKAGKYASLLNQNPPSPGEPVAIFMSKQEFEAQN, encoded by the exons ATGCTAACACCAATGGGCAGATTGTATAATAACAAAAAAGTCGCTCTGCCCCTCCGCGTGGGCTTCCAAATGGCAGGAGAATCTGGCCCGTGGCCAGATTCCTGGCTCGGGAAAGCCCCGTGGATTGGGCTATCCAAACGAGCCGCTTGCCCTTGCCCCAACCATtatcagaaaaggaaaaaaaaaagttgcctCAACCCtagccccccttttatcccctATACCCGGCTCCCTCCGCCCCTTCCCtctccattgccgccgccgctccactcCGCCGAGATCGGCggcctctcctctcccctcccgcACCCGGCCTCTCCCCTCtccctggcggcggcgacttggcgagcggcggcgctacTTGGTCTTCGCCAGGCCCTTTGCCGACGACGAGCACCCACCAG GAAAATGTCGTCTAATCCTGATGGAGGCAAGAGCTATGCTCGCAGAGATCTCTTGATCGCAATTCAATCAGAGGCTCAAAAGCTGTGGGATGAGAAACGGGTTTTTGAGGCTGAACCAGGCAATGGTCGTCCTGGGCCTGGCGAAAAATTCTTTGGCAACTTTCCGTATCCTTACATGAACGGATTGTTGCATTTGGGCCATGCCTTCTCGTTGTCCAAGCTTGAGTTCGGTGCTGCGTACCACAGACTGCGGGGCTCCAATGTCCTTTTGCCGTTTGGTTTCCATTGTACTGGAATGCCTATCAAGGCCTCAGCAGATAAGCTTGCAAGGGAAATTCAGCAATATGGTAATCCTCCAGTGTTTCCTGCAGTAGAGGATGAAGTCAGCTCAGAAGTAGCAGATAGCCAGGCTGACcaggctgttgctgttgccccaGATAAATTTAAGAGCAAGAAAGCTAAGGCTGCTGCAAAGACTGGTGTGCAGAAGTTCCAATGGGAGATCATGAGGGGTTTTGGCCTGTCAGATGAAGAAATTGCTAAATTCCAGGATCCATATCACTGGTTGACATACTTCCCTCCATTGGCGAAGGAGGACCTTAAGGCTTTTGGTCTAGGATGTGATTGGAGACGGTCATTCATAACGACCGACATGAACCCGTTCTATGATGCTTTTGTCCGGTGGCAGATGAGAAAGCTGAAGAAAATGGGCAAGGTTGTTAAAGATATGAGGTATACAATCTACTCTCCATTGGATGGCCAACCTTGTGCTGATCATGATCGAGCATCAGGTGAAGGTGTGCAGCCACAGGAATATGTGTTGATTAAAATGGAGGTGATCCCACCTTTCCCACCTCAGTTGAAGGCATTGGAGGGGAAGAAAGTTTACTTGGCTGCAGCTACACTGAGACCTGAGACGATGTATGGGCAGACAAATTGTTGGGTACTGCCTGATGGAAAGTATGGGGCCTTTGAGATCAATGATACTGATGTCTTCATTCTGACTGCAAGGTCTGCTCTTAATCTTGCATATCAAAATCTATCAAGGGTCCCACAGAAGCCAACATGCTTGGCTGAGATATCTGGAAATGATCTGATTGGTTTGCCGTTGAAGTCTCCTCTTGCCTTTAATGAAATCATATATGCGCTTCCTATGATGACCATCCTAACAGATAAAGGGACTGGCATTGTGACTAGTGTTCCAAGTGATTCTCCAGATGATTTCATGGCGCTGCAAGATTTAGTCACAAAACCAGCTCTGAGGGCGAAGTTTGCTGTCAAAGATGAGTGGGTTCTTCCATTCAAGGTTGTTCCAATAATCAATATCCCTGAATTTGGAGACAAGTCAGCTGAGAAGGTGTGCTTAGATCTAAAGATTAAGAGCCAGAATGACAAGGAGAAGCTTGCTGAAGCAAAGCGGATGACATATTTGAAAGGATTCACTGATGGAACTATGATTGTAGGAGAGTTCAAGGGCAGAAAAGTTCAAGATGCGAAGCCATTGATAAAGAACAAGCTTCTGGAAGAAGGTGCTGCAGTGTTGTACAGTGAGCCTGAGAAGAAGGTAATGTCGAGATCTGGTGACGAGTGTGTAGTTGCTCTCACGGACCAGTGGTATATAACATATGGTGAGGCTGAATGGAAGCAGATGGCAGAGAAATGTTTGGAAAATATGAATACCTTCTCAGCTGAGACCCGCAATGGCTTTGAGCACACTTTGGGCTGGCTGAACCAGTGGGCCTGCTCACGCTCGTTTGGTCTAGGGACTCGCATCCCATGGGACGAGCAGTTCCTTGTGGAATCTCTTTCAGATTCGACCCTATATATGGCTTATTACACCGTCGCGCATCTTTTGCAAAATGGCAATCTGTATGGCAAAGAGATATCTGCTATCAGGCCAGAACAAATGACGGATGATATCTGGGAGTATGTGTTCTGCAATGGTCCAACACCAAAAAGTGACATCCCTCCTACCCTTTTGAGCAAAATGAAGCAGGAATTTGAGTACTGGTATCCCTTTGATATCCGGGTTTCTGGTAAGGATCTTATCCAGAACCACCTGACGTTCTGCATTTACAACCATACAGCAATTCTACCAGAACACCATTGGCCCCGTGGCTTCCGTTGCAATGGGCATCTTATGCTCAATTCTGAGAAGATGTCCAAGTCGACAGGGAATTTCCGTACTCTTAAGGAGGCCATTCAAGAATTCTCATCTGATGCCACTAGGTTTGCACTTGCTGATGCTGGTGATGGTATGGATGATGCAAACTTTGTCTTTGAAACTGCAAATGCTGCTATCTTGAGGCTTACAAAGGAAATTGCATGGATGGAAGAGGTGGTAGCTGCTGAATCTTCTCTGCGAGCTGGCCCTCCATCTAGTTATGCTGACCATGTTTTTGCCAATGAGATAAACATTGCTGTCAAGGAAACTGAGAAGAGCTACAATGCCTTCATGTTCAGAGATGCACTGAAGTCTGGGTTCTATGACCTGCAGCTGGCTAGAGATGAATACAGACTCTCTTGCGGAGCGGCAGGCATGAACCGTGATTTACTGTGGCAATTTATGGACGTCCAGACGAGGCTTATCACCCCTATCTGTCCACATTACGCAGAGCATGTGTGGCAAAAGATCCTGAAGAAAGAAGGCTTTGCGATTAAAGCTGGGTGGCCAGTGGCAGACACCCCGAACCCCACTCTAAGAATCGCAAACAAGTACCTGCAAGATTCTATAGTTTTAATGAGGAAGCTGCTTCAGAAGCAAGAATCTGGTTCGAAGAAACCCAAGAAGGGAGCTGCAtctgctcctcctccgtcaGAGAACAAGATGAGCATTGGTCTTATATATGTGAACGAACACTACTACGGCTGGAAAGAGCAATGCTTGAAGGTGCTCCAGTCTAAATTCGACAGCCAAGCACGTTCCTTTTCACCAGACCAGGAGATCATAGAAGCTTTGAAGAACTGTTCCATCGGACAGGAAGCAAACTTCAAACAAGTTCAGAAGCTGTGCATGCCCTTCATCAGGTTCAAGAAAGATGAGGCGAGGGAGGTTGGCCCTCAGGCTTTGGAGTTGAAGCTTCCTTTTGGTGAAATGGACGTGCTGCAGGAGAACCTGGAGCTGATCAGAAGGCAGTTGGGCCTCGAGCATGTAGAGGTGTTGTCGGCATCTGATGAAGCTGCCCGTGCTAAAGCTGGCAAGTATGCGTCTCTACTGAACCAGAACCCGCCGTCTCCTGGCGAGCCAGTTGCAATCTTCATGAGCAAGCAGGAATTCGAAGCCCAAAACTGA